In Daphnia magna isolate NIES linkage group LG5, ASM2063170v1.1, whole genome shotgun sequence, a single genomic region encodes these proteins:
- the LOC116924047 gene encoding uncharacterized protein LOC116924047 isoform X1: MNMDLIEFGWLLSHVVFLICRLKMRCLICLLIAAMIGWADCTADADAQVNEQADVDRPVPIENVYVMAGDRVELMCDVTSSTAFQHDDAYSNPAAVSSRISAGLSGYSRHRQTVVHHRRRSRRYNRHSTGGGPADVDPFRPSETVKDDGYLVLWFVDPDRKPFYSLDVRRGRSGRHWWNEERFGRRVRFLLPQTSSSPPSSGGGSFSRNASALARLQIANVTRQDGGDYRCRVDFNSAPSRNFKYRLIVIEPPSSVVILDGFLQQLSVIAGPLEEGSDLILTCKAYGGYPQPWVTWWRGGQLLDNTTDARSPESVSNLLVVPRVGRQHLHGAFTCQVTSSPHLAPIMKTVTLELHLRPFFVEIQLPPTISSTNQRVFVAGQSVEVKCRTSGSRPAPSITWWKGNKQIAPHLSTVMNSDDGNATESRLTLTPVSEDDASHLICRVENSMIPGAVVEDSTKLDVHYPPEVSIALGSNINGGDVKEGDDLYIECHIRANPSFHKLQWTHNGATLVHNVSAGVVLSNVSLVLRSVTHSRAGLYACSAANSRGESVSQPPLRLRIQYAPRCRSVSAAGTVSGVSKQETASLDCQVDADPSNEVHFWWTFLGTPMKSNGSMLVTSSGDAILLPRSLFTSQGSTSVLQYSPKSELDFGVVACWASNPVGNQREPCLFHVVPAGKPAAPSNCAIHNQTADSVRVDCQEAFDGGLQQTFGLELVDRNTRTLRYVFNNTKPVFTVYGLEPETAFLLNIYALNAKGRSQPITLETTTLRAAMKHTSHALYFQMTPLLGVLVGAAVTLLVIVFTVAVVVHRRNRSKRQRQMNNQIGEQQQTTALNGANQPLLPLPHALPGTDPNAGFGVDDTGNAINGSNGGHTNFGEGRHQRAVLLNKTGNSVNGQPTHFNKLINSAHLKGAANHQLHQQDPDIILREIVDFQPKRMLPAVMLMNNPPPSGVGGTLSRRGASVKTSIIEEEEDYGGADSLASFRCGAELLGRSCTQQQQQQQSPLSLSSRSSAGASWNIGFPHGGNNHWPTPGHQSPSLGPFTNNGALMQQQQHNIAADLLADCRLPESSL; the protein is encoded by the exons TTCCCATTGAAAATGTTTACGTCATGGCTGGAGATCGGGTCGAGTTGATGTGTGACGTTACATCGTCAACGGCGTTCCAACACGATGACGCCTATTCGAACCCGGCGGCCGTTTCGTCCCGAATTTCGGCAGGACTTTCGGGATACAGCAGACATCGTCAAACTGTGGTCCATCATCGCAGACGTAGTCGTCGCTACAACAGACATTCGACTGGTGGTGGGCCCGCTGATGTCGATCCATTCCGTCCGTCCGAAACGGTCAAGGACGATGGTTACCTGGTTTTATGGTTCGTCGATCCCGATCGCAAACCATTCTATAG TTTGGATGTGAGGCGAGGTCGGTCCGGTCGTCATTGGTGGAACGAAGAGCGTTTCGGTCGTCGAGTTCGTTTTCTGTTACCGCAGACAAGTTCATCTCCGCCATCATCTGGCGGTGGATCGTTTTCGCGCAATGCATCAGCATTAGCTCGACTGCAGATTGCCAACGTGACTCGCCAGGATGGAGGAGATTACCGTTGTCGGGTCGATTTCAACAGCGCCCCGTCTCGCAACTTTAAATATCGTCTTATCGTCATTG AACCTCCTTCATCGGTTGTCATCCTGGACGGCTTCTTGCAACAGCTGAGCGTTATTGCCGGCCCTTTGGAAGAAGGCAGCGATCTCATATTAACTTGCAAAGCGTATGGAG GTTATCCTCAACCGTGGGTGACGTGGTGGAGAGGTGGCCAGTTATTAGATAACACGACGGACGCCCGTTCACCAGAATCGGTCAGCAATTTATTAGTCGTACCCAGGGTGGGAAg ACAACATCTGCACGGCGCGTTTACGTGTCAGGTCACGTCAAGTCCTCACCTAGCGCCAATTATGAAGACAGTCACACTGGAACTTCATC ttcggCCTTTCTTCGTCGAGATTCAACTGCCGCCGACAATTTCGTCGACCAATCAACGCGTCTTTGTCGCCGGCCAGAGTGTGGAGGTCAAGTGCCGGACGAGCGGCTCTCGACCGGCGCCCTCCATCACCTGGTGGAAAGGAAATAAACAAATAGCGCCTCATCTTTCAACCGTTATG aattcaGACGACGGAAACGCGACGGAAAGCCGATTGACTTTGACGCCCGTCTCTGAAGACGATGCCAGTCACCTGATTTGCCGTGTAGAGAATTCCATGATCCCTGGAGCCGTCGTCGAGGATTCCACCAAGCTCGACGTCCATT atcCGCCCGAAGTGAGCATCGCGCTGGGCAGCAATATCAACGGTGGCGACGTCAAGGAAGGCGACGATCTCTACATCGAATGTCACATTCGCGCCAATCCCTCGTTCCACAAGCTGCAGTGGACCCACAAT ggGGCAACGTTGGTGCATAATGTCAGCGCCGGTGTGGTGCTTAGCAACGTCAGCCTTGTCCTCCGTTCAGTCACGCACTCCCGGGCCGGATTGTACGCCTGCAGCGCCGCCAACAGCCGCGGAGAATCCGTCAGTCAGCCGCCACTCAGACTCCGCATTCAAT ATGCTCCACGATGTCGGAGCGTGTCAGCTGCCGGAACTGTTTCGGGCGTTTCCAAACAAGAAACGGCGTCGCTAGACTGTCAGGTGGACGCTGACCCTTCCAACGAAGTCCATTTTTGGTGGACTTTTCTCGGCACTCCCATGAAAA gtaATGGTAGCATGTTGGTGACAAGTAGCGGTGATGCCATTCTACTGCCGCGGTCACTTTTCACCAGTCAGGGAAGTACCAGCGTCCTGCAATATTCTCCTAAATCGGAATTGGATTTCGGTGTCGTCGCTTGCTGGGCTAGCAATCCAGTTGGTAATCAACGCGAACCTTGCCTCTTTCATGTCGTCCCTGCCG GCAAACCTGCGGCGCCATCCAACTGTGCCATACACAATCAGACAGCCGATTCGGTTCGAGTCGATTGCCAAGAGGCTTTCGATGGAGGCCTACAGCAAACATTCGGTCTGGAACTGGTCGATCGTAATACTCGCACGCTCCGCTACGTCTTCAACAATACCAAGCCCGTCTTCACCGTCTACGGACTG GAGCCCGAAACGGCATTTTTGCTCAATATCTACGCATTGAACGCTAAAGGACGTAGTCAGCCGATTACGTTAGAGACGACTACGTTACGCGCCGCTATGAAACACACAA GTCACGCACTCTACTTTCAAATGACACCGTTATTGGGCGTATTGGTCGGTGCGGCCGTGACTCTCCTTGTTATCGTTTTTACGGTGGCCGTTGTCGTTCATCGTCGCAACCGAAGCAAAAGACAGCGTCAAATGAACAACCAAATCGGAGAgcaacagcagacgacggcACTCAACGGAGCCAATCAACCCCTTCTTCCGCTTCCGCACGCGTTACCCGGCACAGATCCAAATGCGGGGTTCGGGGTCGATGATACCGGAAACGCAATCAACGGCAGTAACGGAGGTCACACTAACTTTGGTGAGGGTCGACACCAAAGAGCAGTGCTTTTGAACAAGACGGGCAATAGTGTCAATGGACAACCGACACACTTCAATAAGCTCATCAACAGCGCTCATTTGAAAGGTGCTGCCAATCACCAACTTCATCAACAGGATCCTGATATAATCCTCAGAGAGATAG TCGACTTTCAACCGAAACGAATGCTGCCAGCCGTCATGCTAATGAATAATCCACCACCATCCGGCGTCGGGGGCACTCTGTCGAGACGTGGCGCGAGTGTAAAGACGAGCATTattgaggaagaagaagactaTGGTGGAGCTGATTCGCTGGCGTCATTCCGTTGCGGTGCGGAATTGTTGGGCAGGAGTTGcacgcagcagcagcagcagcagcaatcaCCGCTATCATTATCCAGTCGGTCCAGTGCTGGTGCTAGTTGGAACATTGGCTTCCCTCACGGTGGCAATAACCATTGGCCAACGCCGGGCCATCAAAGCCCGTCATTAGGTCCATTCACCAACAATGGGGCACTGatgcagcaacagcagcacaATATTGCAGCCGACCTCTTGGCCGATTGTCGGCTACCCGAAAGCTCATTGTGA
- the LOC116924047 gene encoding neural cell adhesion molecule 1 isoform X2, whose product MNMDLIEFGWLLSHVVFLICRLKMRCLICLLIAAMIGWADCTADADAQVNEQADVDRPVPIENVYVMAGDRVELMCDVTSSTAFQHDDAYSNPAAVSSRISAGLSGYSRHRQTVVHHRRRSRRYNRHSTGGGPADVDPFRPSETVKDDGYLVLWFVDPDRKPFYSLDVRRGRSGRHWWNEERFGRRVRFLLPQTSSSPPSSGGGSFSRNASALARLQIANVTRQDGGDYRCRVDFNSAPSRNFKYRLIVIEPPSSVVILDGFLQQLSVIAGPLEEGSDLILTCKAYGGYPQPWVTWWRGGQLLDNTTDARSPESVSNLLVVPRVGRQHLHGAFTCQVTSSPHLAPIMKTVTLELHLRPFFVEIQLPPTISSTNQRVFVAGQSVEVKCRTSGSRPAPSITWWKGNKQIAPHLSTVMNSDDGNATESRLTLTPVSEDDASHLICRVENSMIPGAVVEDSTKLDVHYPPEVSIALGSNINGGDVKEGDDLYIECHIRANPSFHKLQWTHNGATLVHNVSAGVVLSNVSLVLRSVTHSRAGLYACSAANSRGESVSQPPLRLRIQYAPRCRSVSAAGTVSGVSKQETASLDCQVDADPSNEVHFWWTFLGTPMKSNGSMLVTSSGDAILLPRSLFTSQGSTSVLQYSPKSELDFGVVACWASNPVGNQREPCLFHVVPAGKPAAPSNCAIHNQTADSVRVDCQEAFDGGLQQTFGLELVDRNTRTLRYVFNNTKPVFTVYGLEPETAFLLNIYALNAKGRSQPITLETTTLRAAMKHTSHALYFQMTPLLGVLVGAAVTLLVIVFTVAVVVHRRNRSKRQRQMNNQIGEQQQTTALNGANQPLLPLPHALPGTDPNAGFGVDDTGNAINGSNGGHTNFGEGRHQRAVLLNKTGNSVNGQPTHFNKLINSAHLKGAANHQLHQQDPDIILREIEGYGF is encoded by the exons TTCCCATTGAAAATGTTTACGTCATGGCTGGAGATCGGGTCGAGTTGATGTGTGACGTTACATCGTCAACGGCGTTCCAACACGATGACGCCTATTCGAACCCGGCGGCCGTTTCGTCCCGAATTTCGGCAGGACTTTCGGGATACAGCAGACATCGTCAAACTGTGGTCCATCATCGCAGACGTAGTCGTCGCTACAACAGACATTCGACTGGTGGTGGGCCCGCTGATGTCGATCCATTCCGTCCGTCCGAAACGGTCAAGGACGATGGTTACCTGGTTTTATGGTTCGTCGATCCCGATCGCAAACCATTCTATAG TTTGGATGTGAGGCGAGGTCGGTCCGGTCGTCATTGGTGGAACGAAGAGCGTTTCGGTCGTCGAGTTCGTTTTCTGTTACCGCAGACAAGTTCATCTCCGCCATCATCTGGCGGTGGATCGTTTTCGCGCAATGCATCAGCATTAGCTCGACTGCAGATTGCCAACGTGACTCGCCAGGATGGAGGAGATTACCGTTGTCGGGTCGATTTCAACAGCGCCCCGTCTCGCAACTTTAAATATCGTCTTATCGTCATTG AACCTCCTTCATCGGTTGTCATCCTGGACGGCTTCTTGCAACAGCTGAGCGTTATTGCCGGCCCTTTGGAAGAAGGCAGCGATCTCATATTAACTTGCAAAGCGTATGGAG GTTATCCTCAACCGTGGGTGACGTGGTGGAGAGGTGGCCAGTTATTAGATAACACGACGGACGCCCGTTCACCAGAATCGGTCAGCAATTTATTAGTCGTACCCAGGGTGGGAAg ACAACATCTGCACGGCGCGTTTACGTGTCAGGTCACGTCAAGTCCTCACCTAGCGCCAATTATGAAGACAGTCACACTGGAACTTCATC ttcggCCTTTCTTCGTCGAGATTCAACTGCCGCCGACAATTTCGTCGACCAATCAACGCGTCTTTGTCGCCGGCCAGAGTGTGGAGGTCAAGTGCCGGACGAGCGGCTCTCGACCGGCGCCCTCCATCACCTGGTGGAAAGGAAATAAACAAATAGCGCCTCATCTTTCAACCGTTATG aattcaGACGACGGAAACGCGACGGAAAGCCGATTGACTTTGACGCCCGTCTCTGAAGACGATGCCAGTCACCTGATTTGCCGTGTAGAGAATTCCATGATCCCTGGAGCCGTCGTCGAGGATTCCACCAAGCTCGACGTCCATT atcCGCCCGAAGTGAGCATCGCGCTGGGCAGCAATATCAACGGTGGCGACGTCAAGGAAGGCGACGATCTCTACATCGAATGTCACATTCGCGCCAATCCCTCGTTCCACAAGCTGCAGTGGACCCACAAT ggGGCAACGTTGGTGCATAATGTCAGCGCCGGTGTGGTGCTTAGCAACGTCAGCCTTGTCCTCCGTTCAGTCACGCACTCCCGGGCCGGATTGTACGCCTGCAGCGCCGCCAACAGCCGCGGAGAATCCGTCAGTCAGCCGCCACTCAGACTCCGCATTCAAT ATGCTCCACGATGTCGGAGCGTGTCAGCTGCCGGAACTGTTTCGGGCGTTTCCAAACAAGAAACGGCGTCGCTAGACTGTCAGGTGGACGCTGACCCTTCCAACGAAGTCCATTTTTGGTGGACTTTTCTCGGCACTCCCATGAAAA gtaATGGTAGCATGTTGGTGACAAGTAGCGGTGATGCCATTCTACTGCCGCGGTCACTTTTCACCAGTCAGGGAAGTACCAGCGTCCTGCAATATTCTCCTAAATCGGAATTGGATTTCGGTGTCGTCGCTTGCTGGGCTAGCAATCCAGTTGGTAATCAACGCGAACCTTGCCTCTTTCATGTCGTCCCTGCCG GCAAACCTGCGGCGCCATCCAACTGTGCCATACACAATCAGACAGCCGATTCGGTTCGAGTCGATTGCCAAGAGGCTTTCGATGGAGGCCTACAGCAAACATTCGGTCTGGAACTGGTCGATCGTAATACTCGCACGCTCCGCTACGTCTTCAACAATACCAAGCCCGTCTTCACCGTCTACGGACTG GAGCCCGAAACGGCATTTTTGCTCAATATCTACGCATTGAACGCTAAAGGACGTAGTCAGCCGATTACGTTAGAGACGACTACGTTACGCGCCGCTATGAAACACACAA GTCACGCACTCTACTTTCAAATGACACCGTTATTGGGCGTATTGGTCGGTGCGGCCGTGACTCTCCTTGTTATCGTTTTTACGGTGGCCGTTGTCGTTCATCGTCGCAACCGAAGCAAAAGACAGCGTCAAATGAACAACCAAATCGGAGAgcaacagcagacgacggcACTCAACGGAGCCAATCAACCCCTTCTTCCGCTTCCGCACGCGTTACCCGGCACAGATCCAAATGCGGGGTTCGGGGTCGATGATACCGGAAACGCAATCAACGGCAGTAACGGAGGTCACACTAACTTTGGTGAGGGTCGACACCAAAGAGCAGTGCTTTTGAACAAGACGGGCAATAGTGTCAATGGACAACCGACACACTTCAATAAGCTCATCAACAGCGCTCATTTGAAAGGTGCTGCCAATCACCAACTTCATCAACAGGATCCTGATATAATCCTCAGAGAGATAG AAGGGTAtggattttga
- the LOC116924047 gene encoding neural cell adhesion molecule 1 isoform X3, producing the protein MNMDLIEFGWLLSHVVFLICRLKMRCLICLLIAAMIGWADCTADADAQVNEQADVDRPVPIENVYVMAGDRVELMCDVTSSTAFQHDDAYSNPAAVSSRISAGLSGYSRHRQTVVHHRRRSRRYNRHSTGGGPADVDPFRPSETVKDDGYLVLWFVDPDRKPFYSLDVRRGRSGRHWWNEERFGRRVRFLLPQTSSSPPSSGGGSFSRNASALARLQIANVTRQDGGDYRCRVDFNSAPSRNFKYRLIVIEPPSSVVILDGFLQQLSVIAGPLEEGSDLILTCKAYGGYPQPWVTWWRGGQLLDNTTDARSPESVSNLLVVPRVGRQHLHGAFTCQVTSSPHLAPIMKTVTLELHLRPFFVEIQLPPTISSTNQRVFVAGQSVEVKCRTSGSRPAPSITWWKGNKQIAPHLSTVMNSDDGNATESRLTLTPVSEDDASHLICRVENSMIPGAVVEDSTKLDVHYPPEVSIALGSNINGGDVKEGDDLYIECHIRANPSFHKLQWTHNGATLVHNVSAGVVLSNVSLVLRSVTHSRAGLYACSAANSRGESVSQPPLRLRIQYAPRCRSVSAAGTVSGVSKQETASLDCQVDADPSNEVHFWWTFLGTPMKSNGSMLVTSSGDAILLPRSLFTSQGSTSVLQYSPKSELDFGVVACWASNPVGNQREPCLFHVVPAGKPAAPSNCAIHNQTADSVRVDCQEAFDGGLQQTFGLELVDRNTRTLRYVFNNTKPVFTVYGLEPETAFLLNIYALNAKGRSQPITLETTTLRAAMKHTSHALYFQMTPLLGVLVGAAVTLLVIVFTVAVVVHRRNRSKRQRQMNNQIGEQQQTTALNGANQPLLPLPHALPGTDPNAGFGVDDTGNAINGSNGGHTNFGEGRHQRAVLLNKTGNSVNGQPTHFNKLINSAHLKGAANHQLHQQDPDIILREIGYGF; encoded by the exons TTCCCATTGAAAATGTTTACGTCATGGCTGGAGATCGGGTCGAGTTGATGTGTGACGTTACATCGTCAACGGCGTTCCAACACGATGACGCCTATTCGAACCCGGCGGCCGTTTCGTCCCGAATTTCGGCAGGACTTTCGGGATACAGCAGACATCGTCAAACTGTGGTCCATCATCGCAGACGTAGTCGTCGCTACAACAGACATTCGACTGGTGGTGGGCCCGCTGATGTCGATCCATTCCGTCCGTCCGAAACGGTCAAGGACGATGGTTACCTGGTTTTATGGTTCGTCGATCCCGATCGCAAACCATTCTATAG TTTGGATGTGAGGCGAGGTCGGTCCGGTCGTCATTGGTGGAACGAAGAGCGTTTCGGTCGTCGAGTTCGTTTTCTGTTACCGCAGACAAGTTCATCTCCGCCATCATCTGGCGGTGGATCGTTTTCGCGCAATGCATCAGCATTAGCTCGACTGCAGATTGCCAACGTGACTCGCCAGGATGGAGGAGATTACCGTTGTCGGGTCGATTTCAACAGCGCCCCGTCTCGCAACTTTAAATATCGTCTTATCGTCATTG AACCTCCTTCATCGGTTGTCATCCTGGACGGCTTCTTGCAACAGCTGAGCGTTATTGCCGGCCCTTTGGAAGAAGGCAGCGATCTCATATTAACTTGCAAAGCGTATGGAG GTTATCCTCAACCGTGGGTGACGTGGTGGAGAGGTGGCCAGTTATTAGATAACACGACGGACGCCCGTTCACCAGAATCGGTCAGCAATTTATTAGTCGTACCCAGGGTGGGAAg ACAACATCTGCACGGCGCGTTTACGTGTCAGGTCACGTCAAGTCCTCACCTAGCGCCAATTATGAAGACAGTCACACTGGAACTTCATC ttcggCCTTTCTTCGTCGAGATTCAACTGCCGCCGACAATTTCGTCGACCAATCAACGCGTCTTTGTCGCCGGCCAGAGTGTGGAGGTCAAGTGCCGGACGAGCGGCTCTCGACCGGCGCCCTCCATCACCTGGTGGAAAGGAAATAAACAAATAGCGCCTCATCTTTCAACCGTTATG aattcaGACGACGGAAACGCGACGGAAAGCCGATTGACTTTGACGCCCGTCTCTGAAGACGATGCCAGTCACCTGATTTGCCGTGTAGAGAATTCCATGATCCCTGGAGCCGTCGTCGAGGATTCCACCAAGCTCGACGTCCATT atcCGCCCGAAGTGAGCATCGCGCTGGGCAGCAATATCAACGGTGGCGACGTCAAGGAAGGCGACGATCTCTACATCGAATGTCACATTCGCGCCAATCCCTCGTTCCACAAGCTGCAGTGGACCCACAAT ggGGCAACGTTGGTGCATAATGTCAGCGCCGGTGTGGTGCTTAGCAACGTCAGCCTTGTCCTCCGTTCAGTCACGCACTCCCGGGCCGGATTGTACGCCTGCAGCGCCGCCAACAGCCGCGGAGAATCCGTCAGTCAGCCGCCACTCAGACTCCGCATTCAAT ATGCTCCACGATGTCGGAGCGTGTCAGCTGCCGGAACTGTTTCGGGCGTTTCCAAACAAGAAACGGCGTCGCTAGACTGTCAGGTGGACGCTGACCCTTCCAACGAAGTCCATTTTTGGTGGACTTTTCTCGGCACTCCCATGAAAA gtaATGGTAGCATGTTGGTGACAAGTAGCGGTGATGCCATTCTACTGCCGCGGTCACTTTTCACCAGTCAGGGAAGTACCAGCGTCCTGCAATATTCTCCTAAATCGGAATTGGATTTCGGTGTCGTCGCTTGCTGGGCTAGCAATCCAGTTGGTAATCAACGCGAACCTTGCCTCTTTCATGTCGTCCCTGCCG GCAAACCTGCGGCGCCATCCAACTGTGCCATACACAATCAGACAGCCGATTCGGTTCGAGTCGATTGCCAAGAGGCTTTCGATGGAGGCCTACAGCAAACATTCGGTCTGGAACTGGTCGATCGTAATACTCGCACGCTCCGCTACGTCTTCAACAATACCAAGCCCGTCTTCACCGTCTACGGACTG GAGCCCGAAACGGCATTTTTGCTCAATATCTACGCATTGAACGCTAAAGGACGTAGTCAGCCGATTACGTTAGAGACGACTACGTTACGCGCCGCTATGAAACACACAA GTCACGCACTCTACTTTCAAATGACACCGTTATTGGGCGTATTGGTCGGTGCGGCCGTGACTCTCCTTGTTATCGTTTTTACGGTGGCCGTTGTCGTTCATCGTCGCAACCGAAGCAAAAGACAGCGTCAAATGAACAACCAAATCGGAGAgcaacagcagacgacggcACTCAACGGAGCCAATCAACCCCTTCTTCCGCTTCCGCACGCGTTACCCGGCACAGATCCAAATGCGGGGTTCGGGGTCGATGATACCGGAAACGCAATCAACGGCAGTAACGGAGGTCACACTAACTTTGGTGAGGGTCGACACCAAAGAGCAGTGCTTTTGAACAAGACGGGCAATAGTGTCAATGGACAACCGACACACTTCAATAAGCTCATCAACAGCGCTCATTTGAAAGGTGCTGCCAATCACCAACTTCATCAACAGGATCCTGATATAATCCTCAGAGAGATAG GGTAtggattttga